One region of Hemiscyllium ocellatum isolate sHemOce1 chromosome 4, sHemOce1.pat.X.cur, whole genome shotgun sequence genomic DNA includes:
- the LOC132815160 gene encoding corticoliberin-1 — MNPADWQPPVMKTPLLSYTVILLVLFFRSGHCRALDSSTASRTRPDPQAALQQSLGPFWIRDGEEYLMLPGKDSKDSAGVSPARWQMVLSEPTFPKHILRDPVGDLERVSSRYQAERGGMLDREKRLDDPPISLDLTFHLLREVLEMARAEQMEQQAHTNRKIMELIG; from the coding sequence ACTGGCAGCCCCCTGTCATGAAGACTCCGCTGCTGTCCTACACGGTTATCCTGCTTGTTCTCTTCTTCCGCAGTGGGCATTGCCGAGCCCTGGATAGCTCCACAGCCAGCAGGACCCGCCCGGATCCCCAGGCAGCACTCCAACAGTCCCTTGGCCCATTCTGGATCCGCGACGGGGAGGAATACCTCATGCTCCCGGGCAAAGATTCCAAGGACAGCGCTGGGGTCTCCCCCGCCCGCTGGCAGATGGTCCTCTCTGAGCCGACTTTCCCGAAGCACATTCTGCGAGACCCAGTTGGAGACTTGGAGCGAGTTAGCAGCAGATACCAGGCTGAGAGGGGTGGGATGTTAGACAGAGAGAAGAGGTTAGACGACCCTCCGATCTCCTTGGATCTAACATTCCACCTTCTCCGGGAAGTGCTGGAAATGGCCAGGGCTGAGCAAATGGAACAACAGGCTCACACCAACCGCAAAATAATGGAGCTCATcggctga